Proteins encoded in a region of the Tripterygium wilfordii isolate XIE 37 chromosome 21, ASM1340144v1, whole genome shotgun sequence genome:
- the LOC119988503 gene encoding uncharacterized protein LOC119988503, translating to MEGFNRTKTVLFSTLCLTLFLSVPLCVASSSSSIHDLLRSKGLPAGLLPKEIKSYNLNQDGLLEVFLEGPCLTKFENRVFFDSVVRANLSYGSLIGVVGLSQEELFLWLPVKGIINDDPKSGLILFDIGVAHKQLSLSLFEDPPDCKPTGVLKNHVKKGLDVLKWKR from the exons ATGGAAGGCTTTAACAGAACCAAAACAGTGCTCTTTTCAACACTCTGTTTGACCCTCTTTCTCTCTGTACCACTCTGTgtcgcttcttcttcttcatcaatccATGACCTCCTTCGCTCAAAAGGGTTACCAGCTGGTCTTCTACCCAAAGAAATCAAGTCCTACAATCTCAACCAAGATGGTCTCCTCGAAGTCTTCCTCGAAGGTCCATGTTTGACCAAGTTTGAGAACAGAGTCTTCTTCGATAGTGTTGTTAGAGCCAATTTAAGCTATGGGAGCTTAATTGGCGTTGTGGGTTTGTCCCAAGAAGAGCTCTTTTTGTGGTTACCGGTGAAGGGAATCATCAACGATGATCCAAAATCAGGCCTTATTTTGTTTGACATCGGAGTTGCTCACAAACAGCTCTCTTTGTCACTCTTTGAAGATCCACCAGATTGTAAACCAACAG GTGTGCTGAAGAATCATGTGAAGAAGGGATTAGATGTCTTGAAATGGAAGAGATAG
- the LOC119988429 gene encoding multiple organellar RNA editing factor 9, chloroplastic-like, which produces MATLFNFQTIISPSKPALSSGFQFVPRLRLSTGSRVSRTQFYCTVRKAVVVRAAATDREFSSRRSGNNEPRETIMLPGCDYNHWLIVMEFPKDPAPTREQMIETYLNTLTTVLGSMEEAKKNLYAFSTTTYTGFQCTVDEETSEKFKGLPGVLWVLPDSYIDVKNKDYGGDKYINGEIIPCQYPTYQPKQRRDSKYVSKKYERRRDGPPPRGRSRQEATQTEPASE; this is translated from the exons ATGGCGACTCTCTTCAACTTCCAAACCATAATCTCCCCTTCTAAGCCTGCCTTGTCTTCGGGCTTTCAATTCGTGCCTCGTCTCCGATTAAGCACAGGGAGTCGCGTTTCCCGAACCCAATTTTACTGCACGGTTCGCAAGGCTGTTGTCGTGCGAGCCGCTGCTACGGATAGAGAGTTTTCATCGCGGAGGAGCGGTAACAATGAGCCTCGAGAGACGATAATGTTACCGGGTTGTGACTACAATCACTGGCTCATTGTGATGGAGTTCCCTAAAGACCCTGCGCCCACGAGAGAGCAAATGATTGAAACTTATCTCAACACTCTCACTACTGTACTGGGCAG CATGGAAGAAGCTAAGAAGAATTTGTATGCTTTCAGCACTACAACTTACACTGGGTTTCAATGCACTGTCGATGAGGAAACCTCTGAGAAATTCAAGG GATTGCCTGGTGTTCTTTGGGTGTTGCCAGATTCCTACATAGATGTGAAGAACAAGGATTATGGAG GAGATAAGTACATAAATGGGGAGATAATTCCCTGCCAATATCCTACATATCAACCAAAGCAACGAAGGGATTCAAAATATGTGAGCAAAAAGTATGAGAGACGAAGAGATGGCCCTCCTCCACGAGGAAGATCGAGACAAGAAGCAACCCAAACAGAACCTGCATCTGAATAA
- the LOC119988716 gene encoding indole-3-acetic acid-amido synthetase GH3.6-like: MSGAEKINKGLQFIEDFTSNADEIQRKVLEEILSHNAEVEYLQRHGLEGRTDRETFKKVIPMITYEDIKHDIDRIVNGDASPLLCSNPISELLTSSGTSGGERKLIPLTEEDRQRRIRLSSLVVKPVMSQFMPGLEKGKGMYFLFIKSESKTAGGLVARPALASYYKSLLFKDRPYDPYTNYTSPNETILCPDSYQSMYSQMLCGLCQHKEVLRVGTAFASGFIQAIQFLRKHWPLLCSDIRTGIINPQITDPSVREAVMKILKPDPKLADFIEAECGKDSWQGIIKKLWPNTKYIDVIVTGTMSQYIPTLDYYSHGLPLVCTQYASSECYFGVNLNPLCDPSEVSYTLIPNMAYFEFLHVDRSNGVTNSISMPQILNEKEQQELVDLVDVKLGQEYELVVTTYAGLYRYRVGDVLRVAGFKNQAPQFNFICRKNVVLSIDSDKTDEVELQNAVNNAVTNLFPFDATLAEYTSYADTTTFPGHYVLYWELTLNGSTPIPPSVFEDCCLTIEESLNSVYRQGRVSFKSIGPLEIKIVEPGTFDKLMDYAISLGSSINQYKTPRCVKFAPIVELLNSRAVSSYFSPKCPKWVPGHRQWSNKKE; this comes from the exons ATGTCAGGTGCCGAGAAGATAAATAAAGGACTTCAGTTCATTGAAGATTTCACTTCAAACGCTGATGAAATTCAAAGGAAGGTTCTTGAAGAGATACTCTCTCACAATGCCGAAGTTGAGTACCTGCAGAGACATGGCCTTGAAGGCCGCACAGACCGTGAGACTTTCAAGAAAGTCATTCCTATGATCACCTATGAAGATATAAAACATGACATCGACCGTATCGTCAATGGTGATGCCTCACCACTTCTCTGCTCAAATCCTATTTCAGAGTTATTGACAAG TTCTGGAACTTCAGGTGGTGAGAGAAAGTTGATCCCATTGACTGAAGAAGATCGGCAGAGGAGGATCCGGCTAAGCAGCCTGGTAGTAAAGCCTGTGATGAGCCAGTTTATGCCTGGTCTTGAGAAAGGCAAAGGAATGTACTTTTTGTTCATAAAATCGGAGAGTAAGACAGCCGGTGGTCTTGTGGCTCGCCCTGCTTTGGCTAGCTATTACAAAAGTCTACTTTTTAAGGATAGACCTTATGACCCTTATACAAACTACACTAGCCCAAATGAAACCATTCTCTGCCCTGACTCTTACCAGAGCATGTACTCGCAAATGCTTTGTGGCCTCTGCCAACACAAGGAAGTCCTTAGAGTTGGTACTGCTTTCGCCTCTGGATTCATTCAGGCAATTCAATTTCTTCGAAAACATTGGCCGCTCCTTTGCAGTGATATCAGAACTGGCATAATTAACCCCCAAATCACCGATCCATCGGTCCGGGAAGCTGTGATGAAAATTCTCAAACCTGACCCTAAACTCGCTGATTTCATTGAGGCTGAGTGTGGTAAGGATTCTTGGCAAGGGATCATCAAAAAATTGTGGCCTAATACCAAATATATTGATGTTATAGTGACTGGCACTATGTCACAGTACATCCCAACACTTGATTACTACAGCCATGGCCTCCCACTTGTGTGCACCCAGTATGCTTCCTCTGAGTGCTACTTCGGTGTCAACCTTAACCCTCTCTGTGACCCAAGTGAAGTCTCTTATACCCTCATCCCCAACATGGCCTATTTTGAATTCTTGCATGTCGATAGAAGCAATGGCGTCACTAATTCAATTTCCATGCCCCAAATTCTTAATGAGAAGGAGCAACAAGAACTTGTTGATCTGGTTGATGTCAAGCTTGGACAGGAGTATGAGCTTGTTGTCACCACTTATGCTG GGCTGTATCGCTACAGAGTTGGTGATGTGCTGAGAGTGGCAGGCTTCAAGAACCAGGCCCCGCAATTCAATTTCATATGCAGGAAGAATGTGGTTCTTAGCATTGATTCAGACAAGACTGATGAGGTTGAGCTGCAAAATGCTGTGAATAATGCAGTGACCAATTTGTTCCCATTTGATGCGACACTAGCTGAGTACACTAGTTATGCGGATACCACTACATTCCCAGGTCACTATGTGCTATATTGGGAACTTACCCTCAATGGCTCAACTCCAATTCCACCATCAGTGTTTGAGGATTGCTGCTTGACCATTGAAGAGTCACTGAACAGTGTGTATCGACAAGGGCGTGTGTCGTTTAAGTCAATTGGGCCATTAGAGATCAAGATTGTTGAACCAGGGACATTTGATAAGCTCATGGACTATGCAATCAGCTTAGGTTCATCAATAAATCAATACAAGACACCTAGATGTGTGAAATTTGCACCcattgtggagctcttgaattCTAGGGCTGTGTCAAGCTATTTCAGTCCAAAATGTCCCAAATGGGTCCCGGGCCACAGGCAATGGAGCAACAAGAAGGAATAG
- the LOC119988646 gene encoding indole-3-acetic acid-amido synthetase GH3.6-like, with the protein MPEAPKKASKPTDYCLAEKNKKTLQFIEDVTSNADEVQKKVLEEILSHNAHVEYLQRHGLKGHTDRETFKKIVPAITYEDIQSDINRIANGDTSPILCSKPISEFLTSSGTSGGERKLMPTIEEELGRRSLLYSLLMPVMSQFVPGLEKGKGMYFLFIKSEAKTPGGLVARPVLTSYYKSSHFKNRPYDPYTNYTSPNETILCPDSYQSMYSQMLCGLCQNKEVLRVGAVFASGFIRAIRFLEKHWPLLCSDIRTGTINPQITDPSVREAVMKILKPDPKLADFVQAECGKDSWKGIITKLWPNTKYIDVIVTGTMSQYIPTLDYYSNGLPLVCTMYASSECYFGVNLNPLCDPSEVSYTLIPTMAYFEFLPVNRSNGATKLISMPKTLNEKEQQKLVDLVDVKLGQEYELVVSTYAGLYRYRVGDVLRVAGFKNKAPQFNFICRKNVVLSIDSDKTDEVELQNAVKNAMNNLVPFDATLAEYTSYADTTTIPGHYVLFWELTLNGSTSIPPSVFEDCCLTIEESLNSVYRQGRVSDKSIGPLQIKIVEPGTFDKLMDYAISLGASINQYKTPRCVKFAPIVELLNSRAVSSYFSPKCPKWVPGHKQWSSKKD; encoded by the exons atGCCTGAAGCACCAAAGAAAGCATCGAAACCCACAGATTACTGCCTTGcagagaagaacaagaaaaccCTTCAATTCATTGAAGATGTAACTTCAAACGCCGATGAAGTTCAAAAAAAGGTTCTTGAAGAGATCCTCTCTCACAATGCTCATGTTGAGTATTTACAGCGACATGGACTTAAGGGTCACACAGACCGTGAGACTTTCAAGAAAATCGTCCCTGCAATCACCTATGAAGATATTCAATCCGATATCAATCGTATTGCTAATGGTGATACCTCACCAATCCTCTGCTCTAAGCCCATTTCAGAATTCTTGACAAG TTCTGGCACTTCAGGTGGGGAGAGAAAATTGATGCCAACTATTGAAGAAGAACTAGGGAGGAGGTCACTGCTTTATAGCCTACTAATGCCTGTGATGAGCCAATTTGTGCCTGGTCTTGAGAAAGGCAAAGGAATGTACTTTTTGTTCATAAAATCAGAGGCCAAGACACCTGGTGGTCTTGTTGCTCGCCCTGTTTTGACAAGCTATTACAAAAGTTCACATTTCAAGAATAGGCCTTATGACCCTTACACAAACTACACTAGCCCAAATGAAACCATTCTCTGCCCTGACTCTTACCAGAGCATGTACTCACAAATGCTTTGTGGCCTCTGCCAAAACAAGGAAGTCCTTAGAGTTGGTGCCGTTTTCGCCTCCGGATTCATTCGGGCAATCCGATTCCTTGAAAAACATTGGCCCCTCCTTTGCAGTGATATCAGAACTGGCACAATTAACCCCCAAATCACCGATCCATCGGTCCGAGAAGCAGTGATGAAAATTCTCAAACCTGACCCTAAACTTGCTGACTTTGTTCAGGCTGAGTGTGGTAAGGATTCTTGGAAAGGGATTATCACAAAATTGTGGCCTAATACCAAATATATTGATGTTATAGTGACTGGCACTATGTCACAGTACATCCCTACGCTTGATTACTACAGCAATGGCCTCCCACTTGTGTGCACCATGTATGCTTCCTCTGAGTGCTACTTTGGTGTCAACCTTAACCCTCTCTGTGACCCAAGTGAAGTCTCTTATACCCTCATACCCACCATGGCCTATTTCGAGTTCTTGCCTGTCAATAGAAGCAATGGTGCCACTAAATTAATTTCCATGCCAAAAACTCTTAATGAGAAGGAGCAACAAAAGCTTGTTGATCTGGTGGATGTCAAGCTTGGACAGGAGTATGAGCTTGTTGTCAGCACTTATGCTG GGCTTTATCGCTACAGAGTTGGTGATGTGCTAAGAGTGGCTGGATTCAAGAACAAGGCCCCACAATTCAACTTCATATGCAGGAAAAATGTGGTTCTTAGCATTGATTCAGACAAGACTGATGAGGTTGAGCTGCAAAATGCTGTGAAGAATGCAATGAACAATTTGGTCCCATTTGATGCAACACTAGCTGAGTACACTAGTTATGCAGATACCACTACAATTCCAGGTCACTATGTGCTATTTTGGGAACTTACCCTCAATGGGTCAACTTCAATTCCACCATCAGTGTTTGAAGATTGTTGCTTGACAATTGAAGAGTCACTGAACAGTGTGTATCGACAAGGCCGTGTATCGGATAAGTCAATCGGGCCATTGCAGATCAAGATTGTTGAACCAGGGACATTTGATAAGCTCATGGACTATGCAATCAGCTTAGGTGCATCAATAAACCAGTACAAGACACCCAGATGTGTGAAATTTGCACCCATTGTAGAGCTCTTGAATTCTAGGGCTGTGTCAAGTTATTTTAGTCCAAAATGTCCCAAATGGGTCCCAGGCCACAAGCAATGGAGCAGCAAGAAGGATTGA